Genomic window (Acropora muricata isolate sample 2 chromosome 11, ASM3666990v1, whole genome shotgun sequence):
aggtacttttttatgaaaaatatagccctaaagaaaaaaattgtctcgaaaggaagtaattaaataacctttatcaaattgacacaaacaacaaaggaaaggtcactCAAAcgattgtttttgcttttagggcgattgaatgcatggtttgccgatgagaGTCCgcaagttgggttaaaatttaGAGCCTCAAAATGGCCGGTTTTACAGCGTCGtgaaaatttgcacatttctcaataattacacgatatttgaggaaaccaactgcatagcagcTATCAGGACTAATTGCCCTATCAAAACTACAAAGTTTGATCGAAATCGATTTTTGGAGGTTTGCCGCGAATTGTTTGATGGTTGCTGACACTCGCTCTTATAAATTGACAAGCTGTCACGAGCGACCGCTTGACCGGTTCGCAACTTCCGGTTATGCGCAACACGCAAGTTTACTCCCAGTTGAAGGCTAGGAAGAATATTTAATACCTCCGTCAAAGACTGAGAAGTTTTTGCATATGGACTCACTAACGTTCCGCCTCGCTCAAACTGATGACTACCAAGAAATTGTCAAATTATCTGAAGGAATCTATGACGGACACGACTACCTTCCACTCAAATTTAGCGACTGGCTTCAACGAGAAAACCTTCACATTGTCCTTGCATTTTCCGGGACCCAACTTGTTGGATTGCAAGCTTATTTCATGGTAGATGAAGGCAGAACGTTCATTCGTCGAGCAGAGCGAGTACACCCTAATTTAAGAGGACAGGGTCTTATTCGGCCTTTAAGAGAATTTATGGCAAAGCACGCCAAATCGCATTACCCTTGTGTTCAACGAGGACGCTTCACTACTTATTATGAAAATGTAAATTGTACGGATCAAACAAAGTGGCTTTACGAGAGCGAAGTGGCCGCGTTTAACGTGGACAAGGAAAAATGTACGCAAATAACAGAAGGTAAAATTAACTTAAACATTATGGTGGACATTCAACAGTCCTCCACAAAACATTTTTCTGATATTTTTTCGGCGCCGTTAGTGAAGAGGCTCTTTCCAAACAACGTCATTATCGTGAATTGGTGCCCCTTTGCCCCTCTCCGATCGAATATCGATTGTATTTTGCAAGAAACCGACGAAATATTCGTTGAAGAATGTGCCGACACCATCCCAAAATCCATCAGTTTTGGGACTTTCTCGCCAAGGTCAAAGTTTCTGCATTGGCTTGCCTCGGTCTATTCCGATGACCCGAACCTTTACGAAGCTCATCTTCGGTATCAATTCCGTCATGCTTGCAGAAACATCAATAACGACTTTGTGTTCACGTCTTTTCACGATAAATCTGTGTCTCCTCTGGTTAAGAAATTATTGGAAGAAGAACTCCAGCTACATGTTTGTGATTATTACAAAAATAAGACCATGAAAGTGTATGAAACAAAATGTACACCTTGAATTGAGCAGCATTTACCTGAAAGATGGCCCCTAAAAAAGTGGAGCAAGTTGTCTTTAACCGCAGTTGCGTTCTGTGCCTGTGTTCAGTAGATTATCTCTTTTTAATGGAAAttacttttcacaaaaatacGGGGCCCAATGGTGCCATAAATAATTACAGGTTTACGCGATTGTTCgaggctttttctttatttgtgcCAAAATTACAATTGACTAGCGCAAATCTACAATCGTTAGCCTGTGCAGAATTACCAATCGTTAGTGTTAATCCACAATCGCCGGTTAGTGCAGAATTACAAATGCTAGTGTAAATCTACAATcgttagggagcattcattttttagaaggggggggggggggagggccagaggaatccctatgagtaTGCATGTAAAATCCCCCAGCCCtccttttatatttttgttaaaaagtgtGACCTTATCctgggaagcagtaaaatttatagagACCCACCTCTCTGTTGTGTCAAAattatgctgaccctcccttcttgggcaggcaaaaagttaatgaccctcccctgaattcctaGCTCCGGCCCTCCCcctcttctaaaaaatgaatacTCCCTTAGCGCAGAATTACAAATGCCTAGTGTAAATCTACAATCGTTACTGCAGAATTACAAATGGTTGATCTTACAGTGCAATCGTCAGTACAGTGGAACCTCGATTTAACGGAGTCGCTGGGGACCGGCCAAATTTGTTCGTTAAATCGAGGGTTCGTTACATCGAAAATCGCGATATGACGAACTTCAGAGGAAACGACTGAAATGTGCGTTATATCGAGGTCATAGTTATAATGATTGTGATTTGTAACACAGATGACTTCTGTCACGTAATTCAACGCCATTTCTGTCACCCAGAAGCAGCGTCTTGAGATGCAATTCATTAAGCATGATGGCTTTCAGTAgcaattattttcacttttgaGCAGACGCGCAGCATTTGTTTACAAAAGAACGACACTTTCCGAGTAGCGATTTAAAACTGTTGCAACATGGAGGCCATACAGAAAACTGTATATCGTAAACAAGGAAAAGGGCTTTAGTGTTATGTCACCCTTTATGTACCCAACTTTTCCGGATTTCAAAGGTCTCGTGTTTTTGCTTTAATGTCTGTACCTTTGTTGTCCCTTTACTATAAGGATTAAAGGATTTGTTGGCTGTTGATCTGTTCAGCGTTCATCCGAAGAACTCTCTACAGAAGATGTGAAGTGTTCCAAATAATTGTGTAAAAAGTGGGAAAGGTACTGTCAATTGTCAGACTGTGATCTGGACGACATAATGCGTCCCTTAATTTCAGCGAATGCTGTCGGTACATCTACTCGGAATGGGTGTGCGGGTTCCACAACAGAGATTAAGGGAGTCGCTGTTGCGTGTTGATCTGATATACAGCTTTGTAAGACAACTTAACACTGTTGAAAGACGTACTTACAATGTGCCAAATGCCAATTCACTTCGGCATGTGGCAATGGTTGTGCTCTAAAAGGTGGTCCTTTTAATGAGAACTACCAGCAGTTTGATAACCTTGatttataattaataataataataataataataataataataataataataataataataataataataatatcactTTAAGTCTCAAATCGTTCTAGCCAAGCTTGGGTGCTCTACTAATTGGTGAGACTGAGAATCAAACTCtaaatcaaataaaatattgGTTTTcaaggagaggggaaaactggattAATTAACAGGAGAAAAACCGttcggagcagagtagagaaccaacaaactcagcccACTTATGACGCCGAGGGcaggaatcaaacccaggaCACGTTGGTGGAACACAGCTCCATTTCTGGTTGAATGCAAAATAGAATAATGTTTGGCGAATACTTTTTCCTTGCCAGTCTTTAGGGTTTTTTTATAGTATCATGGTTCAAACTATCAGGTATCAGTCACTCTTTCAGTAGGATAAGATGTGTTTTGTTGGAAAGAAAGTTACCGGTAGTATTATGTTTAAGTTGAAGTTGTCAattgtcctttgttttcaaacacTACCATTCTAAAAGCAGGAAAATAAAAAGTTAATGTAGAACAACATCAAACCACACCACATGTACATAAATGTTTGGCATAAACTGCCCAAAGGACAATATTGGCGCATGTTGATGCATTGTAAATGTAGTTATGCAGCAAATGTACTGGCCTGTGGAAAATTCACAGAGGTACATGTAATTTAATTTTCATTCTCCATGAGAAATGCCACTacatttgcttttttatttcagttctcCTACAGTAATGTTAGCAAGTATACACTTACAGTAGTGTGATTTCactttgcaaaaataaaaaattatactAAAATAACATTAACAAGAAACAACTTTATTTATGAACATTCCAATAATATTGGTATCACATGTCATCTCACTGACATCAAGCATTCTTTTGGCCTGGAGGGCCACGGTGGTACATCATATGACATGTACCTTTGGATTATCTCTGAAAGGAGCAACCTTTGGTTTGAGGCTGTAAAAGGAAAGCAAATGCATGCAACACAGATGATTGTTGACAAGTTAAGAATAAGACCAATACATTTGCTGTGACTAAACAACAAGTCTAGCAGTGTCCCTGCATTCTCAATTTCTTTGCTGGATGAGTTCATTATAAAAGCCTCTAGTACCTTTGGCTTTCAATGTAACTACTTTTGGTGTCCAGTAAAATCACAAAGGCTGTGGCACACTGGCATTTTTCACCCCACTTAAGAAGAACTTCTCTTGcttcagaaaaaaaactttcaatcACAAATTGAAATAGTTACACTTGAAGCTTAGCAAGACAAGCTGGTGCCATAGTGGTGCTGTCCTCCATTTTAAGAGTATATAAATAACTTGCAACAGTAATAACAACATTATCAACATTAATATGATAAATGCTTAAAGCAACTGTCATATGAAAAATAACTCCTAAACACAAATTATCATAGCTAGTATATCTATGACACAATTAAATGAATTGCCATTAATAGCTACTGAAAATGCAATTCTGAAGTCTTCGTACTCTAAAGAAGCCGTACCCTGTGGGATAAGAATCTCGCACAAATTAACAGGTAGATGCATAAATACTTTCATTCTGATGACTACTATTTAAAAGTATAACACCACAAGGGAGGAGTTCCTCTGCACCAGTGGAGAATTCTAACAGTTGCTTCATCtctgtaaaaaacaaacaacaatatGGATTACTTTAACTA
Coding sequences:
- the LOC136890209 gene encoding histidine N-acetyltransferase-like; amino-acid sequence: MDSLTFRLAQTDDYQEIVKLSEGIYDGHDYLPLKFSDWLQRENLHIVLAFSGTQLVGLQAYFMVDEGRTFIRRAERVHPNLRGQGLIRPLREFMAKHAKSHYPCVQRGRFTTYYENVNCTDQTKWLYESEVAAFNVDKEKCTQITEGKINLNIMVDIQQSSTKHFSDIFSAPLVKRLFPNNVIIVNWCPFAPLRSNIDCILQETDEIFVEECADTIPKSISFGTFSPRSKFLHWLASVYSDDPNLYEAHLRYQFRHACRNINNDFVFTSFHDKSVSPLVKKLLEEELQLHVCDYYKNKTMKVYETKCTP